In Phycisphaerae bacterium, the following proteins share a genomic window:
- a CDS encoding alpha-glucuronidase family glycosyl hydrolase yields MKRLLKKILFVLCIVVSVCPVTNADDGYGLWLSCKKLDDAKTLKEYQKVFSCIVVEGQSETLGIVREEIKKGLDGLLGADLPIQSTLTKGALVIGTPRQSQIIQKLDLSKKLADIGREGFLIKSVKIDGNPTVVIAANEDIGLLYGTFDLLRLMQMGQSLKKVNISSKPRIQYRLLDHWDRLDGSISDNRGYAGKSLWKWDELPETVDPRYKDYARANASIGINGVVPNSVNADPAILKAEYLKKVAKLAEVFRPYGIRVFLSVNFSSPISAKFDHESNRRGGIGNLKTSDPCDPKVKQWWKDKAKEIYQLIPDFGGFLVKASSEGMPGPQQEYNRTHADGTNMLAEALAPYGGVVMWRSFVYNADVDPDRSKRAYLEFVPFDGKFSPNVFIQTKNGPIDFQPREPVNSLFGAMPKTPLMLELQIMQEYLGHSTHLVYLAPMWKEYLEFDTYAKGKGSTLASIIDGSSHNYKMTGIAGVTNTGDDRNWCGHIFGQANWYAFGRLGWDPGLSSETIAEEWIRMTLSRNDKAVKEIESMMMGSREACVNYMTPLGLHHIMQEGFHYGPQPSLDKSGRIDWTSVYYHRADANGLGFDRSSTGSNATSQYFPPNAKMFDSLKKCPEKYLLWFHHVPWGYKMKSGRTLWDELCYRYYTGVDYVKEMEHTWAMLEKDVDPEIYLQVKRKLSTQEEDAAIWRDTCTSYFQKFSNRPVPAYK; encoded by the coding sequence ATGAAACGCTTATTGAAGAAGATATTGTTTGTGTTATGTATTGTGGTTTCAGTTTGTCCGGTAACCAATGCTGACGACGGCTACGGGCTTTGGCTGTCCTGTAAAAAGCTGGATGATGCAAAGACGCTGAAAGAATACCAAAAGGTTTTTTCCTGTATTGTAGTCGAGGGCCAGTCTGAAACACTCGGCATCGTCCGAGAGGAAATTAAAAAGGGGCTGGATGGACTTTTAGGAGCCGATTTGCCTATACAAAGCACACTCACAAAAGGCGCTCTTGTCATCGGCACGCCGAGGCAATCTCAAATCATACAGAAACTGGATTTATCCAAAAAACTGGCGGACATAGGCCGTGAAGGATTCCTGATTAAATCGGTCAAGATTGACGGCAATCCGACGGTAGTCATCGCCGCAAACGAGGACATAGGCCTTTTATACGGAACTTTTGATTTATTGCGGCTTATGCAAATGGGACAATCCTTAAAGAAAGTAAATATCAGCTCGAAGCCGCGAATTCAATACCGCCTTTTGGACCATTGGGACAGGCTCGATGGTTCCATATCGGACAATCGCGGCTACGCCGGTAAATCATTATGGAAATGGGATGAGCTGCCTGAGACAGTAGACCCGCGATATAAAGATTATGCGCGGGCAAACGCCTCGATTGGCATCAATGGTGTGGTTCCCAACAGTGTCAATGCCGACCCGGCCATCCTTAAGGCTGAATACCTCAAAAAAGTTGCCAAGCTGGCGGAAGTTTTTCGCCCTTACGGCATCAGGGTATTTCTATCGGTCAATTTTTCATCTCCAATATCGGCCAAGTTCGACCACGAGAGCAACCGAAGAGGCGGCATAGGTAATCTTAAAACCTCCGACCCGTGCGACCCGAAAGTCAAACAATGGTGGAAGGATAAAGCAAAGGAGATATATCAGCTCATTCCTGACTTCGGCGGATTTCTGGTAAAGGCCAGCTCCGAGGGCATGCCCGGCCCGCAGCAGGAATATAACAGGACCCACGCAGATGGGACGAATATGCTGGCTGAAGCCCTGGCTCCTTATGGCGGCGTAGTGATGTGGCGGTCATTTGTCTATAACGCAGACGTTGACCCTGACCGTTCGAAACGGGCGTATCTGGAATTTGTTCCTTTCGACGGAAAGTTTAGCCCGAATGTTTTCATTCAAACCAAAAATGGGCCGATTGACTTTCAGCCCCGCGAACCTGTCAATTCACTGTTCGGGGCAATGCCGAAGACACCTTTGATGCTGGAGCTGCAAATTATGCAGGAGTATCTGGGACATTCGACGCATCTGGTTTATTTGGCGCCGATGTGGAAAGAATACCTCGAGTTCGATACTTACGCGAAAGGCAAAGGCTCGACCCTTGCTTCGATTATAGACGGGAGTTCGCATAATTACAAGATGACCGGCATCGCAGGCGTAACGAATACCGGCGACGACCGAAACTGGTGCGGACACATCTTCGGGCAGGCCAACTGGTATGCATTCGGGCGCCTGGGGTGGGACCCCGGCTTATCCAGCGAGACGATAGCTGAAGAATGGATTCGCATGACGCTGAGCCGGAATGACAAAGCTGTCAAGGAAATCGAATCAATGATGATGGGGTCGCGGGAGGCGTGCGTTAACTATATGACGCCGCTCGGCCTGCACCACATTATGCAGGAAGGTTTTCATTACGGCCCGCAGCCGTCACTTGATAAGAGCGGCAGGATAGACTGGACGAGCGTTTATTACCATCGTGCGGATGCCAACGGCCTTGGTTTCGACAGAAGCTCGACCGGCAGTAATGCAACATCACAGTATTTTCCGCCAAACGCCAAGATGTTCGACAGTTTGAAAAAATGCCCCGAAAAGTATCTGCTCTGGTTCCACCATGTCCCATGGGGCTACAAGATGAAATCCGGCAGGACTTTGTGGGACGAGTTGTGTTACAGATATTATACAGGCGTCGATTATGTAAAAGAGATGGAACACACGTGGGCGATGCTGGAAAAGGACGTCGACCCTGAGATATATCTGCAGGTTAAGAGGAAATTATCCACACAGGAAGAGGACGCCGCCATCTGGCGGGATACGTGCACCAGCTATTTTCAGAAATTCAGCAACAGGCCTGTGCCTGCCTATAAATGA